The DNA region GACCCCCAAGTTGGTGGGGCCACCGGGTGGGCTGCTCCGTCACGCTTCTCGTGTCTCTTGTAGATTTTTAGCTGCACACGGATGAAGTTCTCGGAGATTCCCATGAAGCTGGCCAGCCTCCTGCAGCACCCGGACCCCATCATCATCAATCACATGATCAGGTGAGTGGTCCGCACACACTCGGCCTTTTGTTTCTTGTGGAATGGTGGGCTTGTGATGTTCTCTTTGCGCCCCCCCCGGTGCCCTCACTTGAGCTCTGCTTTCAGTGTAGACCCCAATGACCAAAAGAAGACGGCCTGCTATGACATCGACGTCGAGGTGGACGACCCGCTGAAGGGGCAGATGAGCGGCTTCCTGTCATCGACCACCAAGGATCAGGAGATCGCGGCCCTCGAAATGAAGGTACGTCTTGGGGGTGGGCACCGTATGCCAGCCCCGTGGCGCCGCTCACTGAGTGACCTCATCTCTTGTCACAGATCCACGAGACCATCGAGTCCATCAACCAGCTGAAGATTCAGAGGGACTTCATGTTGAGCTTCAGCAGCAGCCCCCAGGAGTTCATCCAAGACTGGCTCAAGTCTCAGTGTCACGACCTCAAGGTAACTGGCACTTGGTGCATCTCTGCATGTGCCACTCGCGGGCCTCTGCCCTCTGTGACCAGTGTATCTCTTGTGTGGTAGCTCATGACGGACATCACGGGGAACGCCGAGGAGGAGAGGAGGACCGAGTTCTACGAGGCGGCCTGGGCGCAGGAGGCGGTTGGAAGGTACATCTTCTCCAAGGTAAGGAGGATGGGcggggggtttggggggtggcCCAGTGCCCACCGTGGGCTCTCGCCACTGACGCATGTCTACTGCTTTAGGTCCAGCAACGCAGGCAAGAACTGGAGCAGGTGCTGGGGATCCGACTCACCTAAAATCCTGCCAATGATGGAGGTCTCCATTCTCTCATTTGCACTTGGGCTTTACTTTTGATGTCCTAGAAGTCCATGTGCCACTCTGGCATGGGCACAGCTTTTTCTATCTTTAGCAATATGGCGCTACCATTGTGGCCTCCGGGCCGTGCTTTGTAAAATGGTGTTGGGtaataaaatggaaagaaaagaaaaacatttaactgGCGAGCAGGAGGGAGGGCTGGCATCACCATTGGGTGGGCACCCTGAGCACAGAAGATAAAGTGAAAGGGGTAAAGGCAGGGGCATGGGGGACATGGCGGGCCACCACCACTGGCTCAGGTCCTCTTAGGGTCTGGTGGGTAGCTTGGGCTTGGTTCGGGCACTCCAGCACACGGAAGGGGGCACAGAATGAAGAGCAACTCGTCCAATACCTCAGGGCAGAAATCAAATGACGTGGCATCATAAAATGTCTATCTGCCTTGGCGTGCCTTCCGTGACCCTTCCAGTTTGATTCAAACATTCGAGGAATGCTGTGCCACAGCCCTATTTATGTCAGAAATAAACTATGGGCAGTGTGCCCCCCACGGCAGATGTTTGGCCACAAACCCATGAGCTGAAGAAGAGATGGGCACAATGGCTGCCCACCTCAGAGGACTTGCACCGGGACCCCCTAAAAGCTGACTAGTGGGCCGAGACACAGACAAAGAGGTGCTGCAGTGACCAGCCCTGGTCcgcaagtgacacagtgacacgGACCCGTAACCAGTGGACCTCTGGGCCAACAGCCACCTGTGCACAGTCCCAAAGAGCCAGTTCACTTCCTGTGCCCACCACAAGGGGGCGTTGAGTGATTTCTGGCGTCCGCAAGGCTGCACTTTATGGCAGATGTACATGCTGGTGGCACAAAGGGGGCAGTTCAGACCACCCATCGATTTTCAGTGTGTTAAGATCAAATTAAAAGAGCCAGCCTCGGGTCACAATACACGTGAAAGCCCAAAGCCGTGATGGGCAGCGGGTGACAAAAGTGGACATCACTGCCCACAATGTAAGTACCCACAATGCACCCGCAATCGGACCGCTGGCCACAGGCTGCTGCTGGCATTACGTGGCAGTGCCGACGGCCCCGCAGCGGAGGGGACATCCGTCAACTGTCACCTCCTGGCCAGCGCCGACTGTTCAGTTCAACTCCATTTGTGGACCTGGCCCTCTCAAAACAACAGCAATGCCAGGTACCCATCTGGCACACGGTGGGCTTCACTTACTGCTGAAGCTGCGGCAACAACAACGACACGTCACAGTTGTGACCCGACATCACAGACGTTTATTAGCAAATGAAACGAGACACGAATGGAGGAAACCCGGGGGTGCGGGCAGGCGCCCCTCACTTCCACAGCTTCTTGATGGACATGTTCTTCTCACTGTCCTTCTGCAtgacctgcacacacacacacacacaaaaaaaaaaaaggacaaatcgTGTGGGCATCCGAGGAAGCGGCCAGGCGGGCCACAAGTGGCGTTCGGAGGCTGGCGGGCACTCACCTTGGCCACGGCCATCTCGAAGTCTTCCTGCGTCACGTGCACCCTCCTCTCCCTCAGCGCATACATGCCCGCCTCCGTGCACACGCCCTGCAAGACAAGAGGAGGAGGCGACAGCTCGCACTGTTTGTGCTCTGGCGCCCCCTCCTGGCCCTCCCTCCGGCCCGCCCGCCCACCCTCCTCACCTTCACTTCGGCGCCCGATGCACCCGGCATGAGCTCGGCGATCTTGCGCAGGTTGATGCCTCTCGTCAAGTTCATCTTGCGCGAGTGGATCTTCAGGATGTCCAGGCGGGCCTGCGGAGCAAACACAAGGCGAGGAGTGCTGGACACCCACCCGTGAGGTGGAAACAGCGACTGGCAGCGCCACGGCCGACACTCACCTCCTCGTTCGGCGGGGGGAACTCGATCTTCCTGTCGATGCGACCGGGCCGGAGCAGCGCAGAGTCCAAGATGTCGATCCTGTTGGTGGCCATGATAACCTGCAAAGACAAAGGGTGACAAAGGTGCCATGAGACTGACTCACGTGCCAAGCCCGAGCgtcaatgccccccccccccacctaccTTGATATTCTTGGTGGCTTCAAAGCCGTCAAGCTGGTTGAGCAGCTCCAACATGGTCCTCTGCACCTCGCTGTCGCCACCCGAGCCCCCCTCCAGGCGGGACGAGCCGATGGAGTCGATCTCATCCATGAAAATGATGGAGGGCGCGTGCTCCCGCGCCATCACAAACAGCTCCCGCACCATGCGTGCCCCTACAAAACAGACGGGCGGTCAAGAGAGACGAGACCACCCTGGCCTCCTCCTCACGCGTTCAGATGGCAGCACAGGCTGGCACTCCTCACCTTCTCCAATGAACTTCTGCACCAGCTCGGACCCCGACACGCGGATGAAGGTGCAGTCTGTGTGGTGTGCCACCGCTCTGGCCAGCAGGGTCTTCCCGGTTCCAGGCGGTCCGTACAGCAGCACGCCCTAAGAAAGGATGCCTCGAGTCATCTGAGCGGGCAACAAAGTGCCACCCAACCACCAGCTCCCACTGCACCCACCTTGGGCTGTGCGATGCCCAGAGCCTCAAACAGCTCTGGGTGTTTGACTGGCAGCTCGATGACCTCCTTGATTTCTTTGATTTGCTTGTCCAACCCGCCAATCATCTCGTAGGTCGAATCGGGGACCTTCTCCACCATCATCAGCGACACCAGGGGGTCCACCTTGTTAGGGAGGATTTTGTGAAGTGTGTAACTGTCGTTCCTCAGCGCCACGCGGCAGTTGGGAGTTACCTGTGGGCAGAGACAATGAGGGGCACTGGCTCAAACACCAAGGGGGTAGGGGGGGCTCAGGCTGTACTCGGGGTGCACTCACGTCATTGATGTCAATGTTTTTGTCGACGTCCACCACAAACTTCCCCTCGGGATGAACCTGGAAAGACAAGCGAGGGGGTCAGCCGTGAGACACCAACAAACCTGGCAGTGGGCGCCATGTTGAATGCCAGCTCCGTTCCTGCACACTGTGCGCCCGGCGTGTCCCTACTCACCGATGTCGTAAACGTGCTGTTTGGGACTCAAGTCGGATTAAATGGAATTAAACCTGCGGTGGCGGCGAGCCGTGACACGAATGACTTGGCAGGGCCACTGTTTAGTGCCAAGGCTGGGCACCGAGATGCTCTCCAGATGGCAAACATGCCAAGTGGCCAAAACCCAGTACGAGGACCTGCCACCCGCACCACAAACGCGTGCCAGCAAGTCACACAGCTGATGGCAGGCGTTTGTCTTGTCACCGACCCACCGGGGGCCGCACACACGCCAAATGACtgaacacagacagacgagcCGCCAGCATTGGCTGGGATCCACAAGGCTGCCCGCTATGGTggtccctccctccctccccctGCCTGCCTACCTTCACCAGCACCTTCTTCTTGTCCATGGCCCTCACCACCTCGCCGACGTAGGAGCCCTGCTCTTGAAGCAGCTGGAGTTCCTCACGCAGGAGTCGCACTGCAAGAAACGAGAGAGGCGGTGAgagcaaagcatcatgggaggggcaggcgggcgggcggctGGTGCCCACACCGTCATCTCACCTTTAGCGTTGAGCTCGTTG from Erpetoichthys calabaricus chromosome 14, fErpCal1.3, whole genome shotgun sequence includes:
- the psmc5 gene encoding 26S proteasome regulatory subunit 8 isoform X2 codes for the protein MAVDGPEQMELEEGKGGSGLRQYYLSKIEELQLTVNEKSQNLRRLQAQRNELNAKVRLLREELQLLQEQGSYVGEVVRAMDKKKVLVKVTPNCRVALRNDSYTLHKILPNKVDPLVSLMMVEKVPDSTYEMIGGLDKQIKEIKEVIELPVKHPELFEALGIAQPKGVLLYGPPGTGKTLLARAVAHHTDCTFIRVSGSELVQKFIGEGARMVRELFVMAREHAPSIIFMDEIDSIGSSRLEGGSGGDSEVQRTMLELLNQLDGFEATKNIKVIMATNRIDILDSALLRPGRIDRKIEFPPPNEEARLDILKIHSRKMNLTRGINLRKIAELMPGASGAEVKGVCTEAGMYALRERRVHVTQEDFEMAVAKVMQKDSEKNMSIKKLWK
- the psmc5 gene encoding 26S proteasome regulatory subunit 8 isoform X1, whose protein sequence is MAVDGPEQMELEEGKGGSGLRQYYLSKIEELQLTVNEKSQNLRRLQAQRNELNAKVRLLREELQLLQEQGSYVGEVVRAMDKKKVLVKVHPEGKFVVDVDKNIDINDVTPNCRVALRNDSYTLHKILPNKVDPLVSLMMVEKVPDSTYEMIGGLDKQIKEIKEVIELPVKHPELFEALGIAQPKGVLLYGPPGTGKTLLARAVAHHTDCTFIRVSGSELVQKFIGEGARMVRELFVMAREHAPSIIFMDEIDSIGSSRLEGGSGGDSEVQRTMLELLNQLDGFEATKNIKVIMATNRIDILDSALLRPGRIDRKIEFPPPNEEARLDILKIHSRKMNLTRGINLRKIAELMPGASGAEVKGVCTEAGMYALRERRVHVTQEDFEMAVAKVMQKDSEKNMSIKKLWK